A stretch of DNA from Variovorax paradoxus:
ATGCCGCTGTTGCTGCTCATGGACCTGCTCGGCCTGGCCGCGTTCCGGCGCGACTTCGACCGCTCGCTGCTGAAGTTTCTGATTCCGTTCGGGCTGGTCGGCACGGTGATCGGCACGCTGCTGTTTCGCGTGCTGTCGGCCCACACGGTGGCGGGCATCGTGGGTGTGTTCACGCTGGTGTTTCTGGCGCAGCGACTGGCGTTCCCGCCCAAGCCCAACGACCCGCTGCCGTCGCGCGCGGTGGGTGCGGTGCTCACGGCGGTGTCGGGCTTCACCAGCTTCATCGCGCATGCGGGCGGGCCGCCGATCAATGCCTACGTGATCCCGTTGAAGCTCAAGCCGGTGGTGTTCACGGCGACGATGGCCTACTTCTTCTTCGTGG
This window harbors:
- a CDS encoding sulfite exporter TauE/SafE family protein — encoded protein: MVFPLITDPSFYAVAVPAVLLLGISKSGFGAGFGSLAVPMMALAVTVPQAAAILMPLLLLMDLLGLAAFRRDFDRSLLKFLIPFGLVGTVIGTLLFRVLSAHTVAGIVGVFTLVFLAQRLAFPPKPNDPLPSRAVGAVLTAVSGFTSFIAHAGGPPINAYVIPLKLKPVVFTATMAYFFFVVNLSKWIPYAWLGLLDFRTMATSLVLMPIAPLGVWIGIRIARRIDATWFYRFVYLGMLLTGLKLVYDGFLA